Proteins encoded together in one Calditrichota bacterium window:
- the pgsC gene encoding poly-gamma-glutamate biosynthesis protein PgsC — protein MIELTIGLGVLVSLLFHEIVGAAAGGIVVPGYIAMHLSDPAKMLGTFLVAFVAFLCIRLVSKFMFVYGRRRMVLAIMFGFIFGYISRNLISQDLMVADLRLEAIGFIIPGLIANWFERQGVVKTLATMLIAAPLVKLLVMVLTGGEIYHGI, from the coding sequence ATGATTGAATTGACGATAGGGCTGGGCGTACTGGTCAGCCTCCTTTTCCACGAAATAGTCGGTGCGGCTGCCGGGGGTATCGTCGTACCCGGCTATATCGCGATGCACTTGAGCGACCCGGCCAAAATGCTGGGCACGTTCCTTGTTGCATTCGTTGCCTTTCTCTGTATTCGATTAGTTTCCAAGTTCATGTTTGTTTATGGCCGTCGGCGCATGGTGCTGGCGATCATGTTCGGATTCATCTTCGGGTACATCAGCCGAAATCTGATTTCGCAAGACCTAATGGTTGCCGACTTGCGTTTGGAAGCCATCGGTTTCATCATCCCCGGTCTGATTGCCAACTGGTTTGAACGGCAAGGTGTCGTAAAGACTCTTGCCACCATGTTGATTGCGGCGCCGCTGGTAAAACTGCTCGTCATGGTTCTAACGGGCGGGGAGATTTACCATGGCATTTAG
- the pgsW gene encoding poly-gamma-glutamate system protein: protein MAFRPSLRSLWTLIAMAVICYGLFLWAEYSKVEVQRDNYEVKLIAANRMNAALKELAEQGSDDETLESYGDPRLDAIIGQQFSTITTDIASFEEKMAGANPNLAAAVLELLIDAGLKKGDVVAVAMTGSNPGANLAVLCACDALGVEPLTISALSSTWWGANDPRDTWADMQTKLQKSGLLTEKTVAYSRGGLDDNALGLSSVGRSELAAAAERNGARLLETTSISQASLAWWTAFKSAAGNKKVAAYINVGEGVASLGHKENLGLLSNGVYTALPARNWPARGAMHMASQEGIKVIQIASAANLSEAYGLGAPSIPLADPGKGDVFTTTRYDIRVALVALLLSLGALFTLVWFDARYFRLADAGVDPETLL, encoded by the coding sequence ATGGCATTTAGACCAAGTCTGCGATCACTCTGGACGTTGATCGCCATGGCCGTCATCTGTTACGGGTTGTTCTTGTGGGCTGAATACAGCAAGGTGGAGGTTCAGAGGGACAATTACGAGGTTAAACTCATCGCGGCCAATCGCATGAATGCGGCTCTCAAAGAGCTCGCGGAACAGGGCAGCGACGACGAAACTCTCGAATCCTACGGTGATCCGCGACTCGACGCCATAATCGGTCAACAATTTTCAACCATTACGACAGACATCGCAAGTTTCGAAGAGAAAATGGCGGGAGCCAATCCGAATCTTGCGGCGGCTGTTCTCGAACTGTTGATTGATGCTGGTTTGAAAAAGGGCGACGTCGTTGCGGTGGCCATGACGGGTTCAAATCCCGGCGCGAATCTCGCCGTCCTGTGTGCGTGCGATGCGCTTGGGGTCGAGCCTCTGACGATTTCCGCACTCAGTTCCACGTGGTGGGGAGCAAATGATCCTCGTGACACGTGGGCGGATATGCAAACCAAATTACAGAAGTCCGGATTGCTCACCGAAAAGACCGTAGCCTATTCGCGCGGAGGTTTGGATGATAACGCGCTGGGACTTTCCAGTGTCGGGCGTTCAGAACTCGCTGCTGCAGCCGAACGCAACGGCGCACGCCTGCTTGAAACCACTTCGATAAGCCAAGCATCTCTCGCGTGGTGGACGGCTTTCAAGTCTGCGGCCGGCAACAAAAAGGTAGCGGCGTACATTAACGTCGGCGAAGGCGTTGCGAGTCTCGGCCACAAAGAAAATCTGGGACTGTTGTCCAATGGTGTTTACACGGCATTGCCTGCTCGCAATTGGCCTGCCCGAGGCGCCATGCACATGGCGTCTCAAGAAGGAATAAAGGTAATTCAAATCGCCAGCGCGGCCAATCTTTCCGAAGCCTACGGCCTTGGCGCGCCGAGTATTCCACTGGCGGATCCGGGTAAGGGCGACGTATTCACGACCACGCGCTATGACATTCGAGTTGCGCTTGTTGCGCTCCTGCTGTCGCTCGGGGCGTTGTTCACTTTGGTTTGGTTTGATGCAAGGTACTTCCGCCTCGCGGACGCCGGCGTGGACCCCGAGACCCTTTTGTAA
- a CDS encoding glycosyltransferase, whose protein sequence is MILSTLGLLIGGFQFLTGALIALALLRKSPSQKNELPNISIVVPARNEADNLPRLFASLSRLEYDPAKIELVLVNDDSTDKTAEVARELSRTLPFRFRLLDAEHGNGESLPPTKTLPLAQGIEAATGEFVLMTDGDCEVHPRWAVDMVRHFEPGVGLVCGITLPDYESSGERVTRLEAVDWSLLLGVCAGMCRLGKPVALIGNNYAVRSECYRSLGTFRSIAFNRIDDIALFSAVAESVHWKIAFAVTPGACIKTLPIGSTSDIVTQRYRWMEGVEAVKVSGKLLLGFGFFTHLLWPLALLLDHPFGMAVSLALLLGDWLVIAAVLTRLGKRGLKYHAFVYPAWSLAYGWRLLKAIFKRPEITWKERRLA, encoded by the coding sequence ATGATCTTGTCTACACTCGGTCTGCTGATCGGCGGGTTTCAGTTTCTAACAGGCGCACTTATCGCGCTGGCGTTGCTGCGCAAGAGTCCGAGTCAGAAGAATGAGCTTCCCAATATTTCAATCGTCGTGCCCGCAAGAAACGAAGCTGACAACTTGCCGCGGCTATTTGCCTCGTTGTCAAGACTCGAGTATGATCCGGCGAAGATAGAGCTTGTGCTTGTTAACGACGATTCGACGGACAAGACTGCGGAAGTTGCGCGCGAGCTTTCAAGAACACTGCCCTTCCGTTTCAGGCTTTTAGATGCCGAGCACGGGAACGGAGAGTCCTTACCGCCGACCAAAACATTGCCACTCGCTCAAGGAATCGAAGCGGCGACCGGCGAGTTTGTGCTGATGACGGACGGCGACTGCGAGGTGCATCCGCGCTGGGCAGTTGATATGGTCAGGCATTTCGAACCGGGAGTCGGTTTGGTTTGCGGTATTACACTTCCAGACTATGAATCCAGCGGCGAACGTGTCACAAGACTCGAGGCCGTGGATTGGTCTTTGCTGTTGGGCGTATGCGCCGGAATGTGCCGACTCGGTAAGCCCGTCGCGTTGATCGGCAACAATTATGCTGTGCGATCAGAGTGCTACCGGTCATTGGGAACGTTTCGCTCTATAGCATTCAACAGAATCGACGACATTGCCCTCTTTTCCGCTGTTGCGGAATCCGTGCACTGGAAGATAGCCTTTGCGGTCACCCCCGGCGCATGTATCAAAACTCTTCCGATAGGAAGCACGAGCGATATCGTCACCCAGCGTTATCGTTGGATGGAAGGCGTTGAAGCCGTAAAAGTATCGGGAAAACTCTTGCTCGGCTTCGGCTTCTTTACGCACTTGCTATGGCCACTGGCATTGTTATTGGACCATCCTTTTGGAATGGCGGTATCGCTGGCGCTGTTGCTCGGAGATTGGCTGGTTATCGCGGCCGTACTGACGAGGTTAGGAAAGCGTGGGTTGAAGTACCATGCGTTCGTTTATCCGGCATGGTCACTCGCCTACGGCTGGCGACTGCTTAAGGCGATTTTCAAACGGCCCGAGATAACATGGAAAGAGCGACGGCTCGCTTAA
- a CDS encoding polysaccharide deacetylase family protein has protein sequence MTLSQIGPMLARGWQTHCWSPGHVALTFDDGPDPQTTPKLLETLDKLSLKATMFVIGQKCRGNAALLKEMSAAGHAIACHGYAHEKHWFKSSSFVQASIRQTMFMLQEFGIKMAPMFRPPFGAIDLTMHRRVSELKITPVLWSAHISDWKPQTADAVRQKLVSSVHDRMILLLHDGHETTTNVIEQLPYLRDELVKRNLSSVALSDKPKSILTA, from the coding sequence ATGACACTGTCGCAAATCGGGCCGATGCTCGCAAGAGGCTGGCAGACTCATTGCTGGTCGCCGGGACATGTCGCACTGACGTTTGACGACGGACCGGATCCGCAGACGACTCCGAAGTTGCTCGAGACGCTGGATAAGCTGTCGCTGAAGGCTACGATGTTTGTGATCGGGCAGAAGTGCCGCGGTAACGCAGCGCTCTTGAAAGAAATGTCGGCAGCGGGACATGCTATAGCTTGTCACGGGTATGCACACGAGAAACATTGGTTCAAGAGTTCCTCCTTCGTGCAGGCGAGCATACGGCAAACAATGTTTATGCTGCAAGAATTCGGGATCAAAATGGCTCCGATGTTTCGTCCTCCGTTCGGAGCGATTGACCTTACGATGCATCGACGGGTCAGCGAGTTGAAGATCACTCCCGTGTTGTGGTCCGCTCATATATCTGACTGGAAACCACAAACAGCGGATGCGGTGAGGCAGAAATTGGTTTCAAGTGTGCATGACAGAATGATCTTGCTCTTGCACGACGGTCACGAAACTACCACGAACGTGATAGAACAGCTTCCCTATCTACGAGATGAGCTTGTGAAGCGCAACTTGTCTTCCGTCGCACTCTCCGACAAGCCAAAGAGTATATTGACGGCATGA
- a CDS encoding glycosyltransferase — protein sequence MQLSFLNIFVLLVGAATLLYSVLMLLFAAGLTRLRRNRRIDFADWPSISVIVPARNEASVLPWALNSLMRQRYAGDWEVVVVDDRSSDQTPRVLRELCAKYSNLRIVRIDTFDGASPKKHALSAGIASSEKDIIVTTDADCQYHPDWLSGMISHLADDVGVVAGLTIFDLPNFKAAPVWQKIQWLDFFVQNFLAAGALGWNHAASCNGSNLCFRRKVYNQIAGYGKSSEVVSGDDVLFAQRVAANTNWKMVFATAPETIVKSLPVTSLSELMHQRLRWASKGLTYRGSMLGFLFAIYAYYCALIALPVSALFVPALVLPAAIIWGAKLTVDMTLVVTGVKTFSQERLLPYFPAYELLHTLFTPFFGFAGLVLPYHWKGGWYRTAKLPWALRKRKFHRTEQGAETVEKHSELIES from the coding sequence GTGCAGCTTAGTTTTCTGAACATCTTTGTATTGCTGGTTGGTGCGGCAACGCTGCTGTACAGCGTTTTGATGCTGTTGTTCGCCGCAGGACTGACGCGGCTCCGGCGGAATCGTCGAATTGACTTTGCCGATTGGCCAAGTATCAGTGTGATTGTGCCGGCGCGAAACGAAGCGAGCGTGCTTCCATGGGCTCTGAACTCACTTATGCGGCAACGTTATGCAGGTGATTGGGAAGTTGTGGTCGTAGACGACCGAAGTTCGGACCAAACGCCGCGGGTGCTTCGAGAACTATGTGCAAAATATTCGAATCTCCGTATTGTGCGAATTGACACATTTGACGGAGCTTCACCTAAGAAGCACGCACTCTCGGCCGGCATCGCAAGTTCGGAGAAAGATATCATTGTTACGACCGATGCGGACTGCCAATACCATCCGGATTGGTTGTCCGGTATGATCAGTCACTTGGCGGACGATGTTGGAGTTGTGGCGGGACTCACGATTTTTGATTTGCCGAATTTTAAAGCCGCTCCGGTTTGGCAGAAAATTCAGTGGCTGGATTTCTTCGTGCAGAATTTTCTTGCGGCGGGAGCGCTTGGCTGGAATCACGCAGCAAGCTGTAACGGAAGTAACTTGTGTTTTCGCCGAAAAGTGTATAACCAAATTGCGGGATACGGCAAATCGTCGGAAGTTGTGTCCGGTGATGACGTATTATTCGCTCAAAGAGTCGCGGCAAATACCAATTGGAAAATGGTGTTTGCGACTGCGCCGGAGACTATCGTAAAGTCCCTGCCTGTGACGAGTTTGAGTGAATTGATGCACCAACGACTTAGATGGGCATCCAAAGGTTTGACGTATCGCGGCAGTATGCTCGGTTTCTTGTTCGCAATATACGCATACTATTGCGCATTAATCGCATTGCCTGTTTCCGCGTTGTTTGTTCCTGCGCTCGTCCTCCCTGCCGCGATTATATGGGGAGCAAAACTCACCGTCGATATGACACTTGTTGTGACCGGAGTGAAGACGTTTTCACAAGAGCGGCTCCTCCCCTATTTCCCTGCATACGAATTGCTGCACACGTTGTTCACGCCATTCTTCGGTTTTGCCGGGTTGGTGCTGCCTTACCATTGGAAAGGCGGATGGTACCGCACTGCAAAACTCCCTTGGGCTCTGAGGAAACGGAAGTTCCACCGAACTGAGCAAGGCGCAGAGACCGTCGAGAAGCACTCGGAGCTAATCGAATCGTGA
- a CDS encoding flippase-like domain-containing protein, with protein MVPESPQILTQPAAEVVAVEKWSLPKWSKIALTVAVLLLLSWQVRWSEILNVLTGASGLGILAAVALWYPNQALQYYRWKFIARRATISPATGDVYASYWLGHTLGFLTPGRIGSYGRGLFLRDVSVGEATALTVLERSYSAITVNGFGLIALAVLPSLGWSAAWAAWGDGVSVILFGVGTMILLTGVFPGPIAGLIARLVGKRKWGIFIANSLGTIRQIPTGSSLLYLALATGSLAVSLVQFILVLDALGSSVPVLAGMLAVHLNFFLKGNIPLTLGNLGVGEWTALLCLRGLGVPDAQAVAASLILFGVNVAIPALVGMRYFRRVFTIHQNWKQRAA; from the coding sequence ATGGTTCCTGAGTCGCCGCAAATCTTGACACAGCCCGCGGCGGAAGTCGTCGCCGTTGAAAAGTGGTCATTGCCTAAGTGGTCAAAGATCGCGCTGACAGTTGCCGTGCTGCTGCTCCTGTCGTGGCAGGTTCGCTGGAGCGAGATTCTTAATGTTCTCACCGGCGCGAGTGGACTGGGTATTTTGGCAGCCGTGGCGCTGTGGTATCCGAACCAGGCCCTACAGTATTATCGCTGGAAATTCATTGCCAGACGGGCAACCATATCGCCTGCGACCGGGGATGTTTATGCATCGTATTGGCTCGGGCATACTTTGGGATTCTTGACGCCGGGGCGAATTGGTTCTTACGGCCGCGGACTATTCCTGAGGGATGTTTCCGTGGGCGAAGCCACTGCTCTTACGGTGTTAGAGCGAAGTTACAGCGCAATCACTGTGAACGGTTTTGGATTGATTGCTTTGGCTGTGTTGCCCAGTTTAGGATGGAGCGCGGCGTGGGCCGCGTGGGGAGACGGCGTTTCAGTCATCCTGTTTGGCGTCGGAACGATGATCCTATTGACCGGCGTGTTTCCGGGGCCAATCGCGGGTTTGATCGCGAGACTCGTCGGAAAACGAAAGTGGGGAATTTTCATTGCAAACTCGCTTGGGACTATTCGTCAGATTCCGACCGGGTCCTCTCTGCTCTACTTGGCACTGGCAACAGGTTCACTAGCGGTTTCACTCGTACAGTTCATTCTTGTGTTGGACGCGCTCGGGTCGTCTGTTCCAGTACTGGCGGGAATGCTTGCAGTTCATCTAAATTTCTTTTTGAAAGGCAATATTCCGCTCACCTTGGGAAATTTGGGGGTCGGTGAATGGACAGCACTGCTCTGTCTGAGGGGTCTCGGTGTTCCTGACGCGCAAGCAGTGGCAGCTTCGCTAATTTTGTTCGGAGTTAACGTAGCAATTCCGGCATTAGTCGGCATGAGGTATTTTAGAAGAGTGTTTACGATTCACCAAAATTGGAAGCAGCGTGCAGCTTAG
- a CDS encoding glycosyltransferase, translating into MGNWLAVIILPSAVWLTGLLFWRMRQMGTRSISNPSVTGITVARNESATIRACLDSLLRQEPKLDEVLMYDDSSSDGTQDIASEISLRNPELAIISLAEEVRIASPKKRALADGFARATGDVVAITDADCVVPPAWVNEMIGEMDPATGAVIGASWPANGKTFSERAYRWERLTANTLMASACGWGLPASACGHSIVYLKKALQEVDAPVHREIPSGDDDLTVQAIASFGWNVKFCASPDSVVRDLGGLRGSRWNQAARHQSVTHLYPMRWRVMFALSIAANILFLLAFLSVPFVGNKISVSLILLCKLALDGLAGIILANKLKLNIGSAEIFAASLVLPVWTFWRALAAVFGKRYDWRGRSMNYEAVLIPTPGGHGS; encoded by the coding sequence ATGGGTAATTGGCTTGCAGTAATCATTTTGCCGTCTGCGGTTTGGCTGACCGGACTCCTGTTTTGGCGGATGCGCCAAATGGGGACGAGGTCGATTTCGAATCCGTCTGTGACTGGGATTACGGTGGCGAGAAATGAGAGCGCAACGATCAGAGCGTGTCTTGATTCTCTCTTGAGGCAGGAGCCTAAACTCGATGAGGTGTTAATGTATGACGACTCATCGAGCGATGGAACGCAAGACATAGCGAGCGAAATTTCATTGCGTAATCCTGAGCTTGCCATAATTTCGCTTGCGGAAGAGGTCAGGATCGCGAGTCCGAAGAAGCGCGCTCTTGCGGACGGATTTGCACGAGCAACTGGTGATGTTGTGGCTATTACAGATGCTGATTGTGTTGTTCCACCCGCGTGGGTGAATGAAATGATCGGCGAGATGGATCCTGCAACGGGTGCAGTCATTGGAGCATCCTGGCCCGCTAACGGAAAGACCTTTTCCGAGCGTGCTTACCGCTGGGAAAGACTGACGGCAAATACTCTGATGGCTTCGGCTTGCGGTTGGGGACTGCCTGCTTCGGCCTGTGGTCACAGTATCGTGTATTTGAAGAAAGCGCTGCAAGAAGTTGACGCGCCAGTTCACCGCGAAATTCCATCCGGTGACGACGATTTGACTGTCCAAGCGATTGCGAGCTTTGGATGGAATGTAAAGTTTTGCGCAAGCCCTGACAGCGTTGTTCGCGACTTGGGTGGACTGCGAGGCTCACGTTGGAATCAAGCGGCACGGCACCAGAGCGTGACACATCTCTATCCGATGAGATGGCGAGTGATGTTCGCTTTGTCCATCGCCGCAAACATTTTGTTCTTGCTCGCGTTTTTATCCGTTCCGTTTGTCGGTAACAAAATATCTGTTTCCTTAATTTTGCTTTGCAAGCTCGCCTTGGACGGTTTGGCGGGGATTATCCTTGCAAACAAGCTGAAATTGAATATCGGATCCGCAGAAATTTTCGCGGCATCACTGGTCTTGCCCGTGTGGACGTTTTGGAGAGCACTTGCCGCCGTTTTCGGCAAGAGATACGATTGGCGCGGACGTTCCATGAATTACGAGGCAGTTTTGATTCCAACTCCCGGCGGACATGGTTCCTGA
- the ligA gene encoding NAD-dependent DNA ligase LigA — MAAPKQEIEELRRKIARHDRLYYAENRPEISDFDYDQLFRRLRELEAEHPNLVEPDSPTQRIGDALTAGFASVKHPFPMLSLANSYEVDDILDFHRRVVDGLEGDSPEYSCELKFDGVSLLLTYENGQFTGAATRGDGEKGDDITANIRTVRGIPLRLDTSKPPRTLYVRGEVYMRTADFIAFNDEQVAEGKKPLANPRNTVAGSLKLLDPSLVARRPLRVVCYGYESPDSPVDSHSKGLAKLKSFGLPISDVSTVVDSIDDVVKYWKSWEERRDTLPFEIDGIVVKVDSLAQQRTLGLTSRAPRWAIACKFSARQATTLLKGVSFQVGRTGVLTPVAELEPVSLGGVTVRRATLHNFDEIRRLDLRYGDTVTLERGGDVIPKITGFVAGNRKRGAKLISEPEVCPVCGAPLERVEGEVALRCTNPRDPEVVKRQIEHFASRGALDIAGLGSETIDSLVEQKLVDNPVGVFFLEIKDILALPGFAQKSAEKLRSSLDSAKNSSLDRLIFGLGIRFVGESTARTIAAQYGDLEMLAKASQEELESLPDVGPRVAQAITEFFSSEIWRQNLVDLKRAGVKLKDELATPRGDKLAGMTVVVTGTLTKYTREEIERLIMSQGGKPSGSVSKKTSMVVAGEKAGSKLEKAISLGVPVLSEDEFEKVLSGDTTLDS, encoded by the coding sequence ATGGCCGCCCCCAAGCAGGAAATTGAGGAGCTCCGCAGGAAAATCGCCCGTCATGATAGGCTTTACTATGCGGAAAACCGTCCGGAAATCAGTGATTTTGACTACGACCAGCTTTTCAGGCGGTTGCGCGAGCTGGAAGCCGAGCACCCCAATCTGGTCGAGCCAGACAGCCCAACCCAGAGGATTGGTGATGCCCTAACGGCCGGATTTGCCTCCGTCAAGCACCCATTTCCGATGCTTTCACTGGCAAATTCCTACGAAGTCGATGATATTCTCGACTTTCACCGGCGGGTAGTGGACGGGCTTGAAGGGGATTCGCCCGAGTATTCGTGTGAGCTAAAGTTCGATGGAGTGTCCCTTCTTCTAACTTACGAGAATGGGCAGTTTACAGGTGCCGCCACCCGCGGGGACGGTGAAAAAGGCGACGACATTACGGCCAATATTAGGACGGTGCGAGGCATCCCTCTAAGGCTTGATACCTCTAAGCCTCCGCGCACGTTGTATGTCCGCGGTGAGGTCTACATGCGGACGGCCGATTTCATAGCTTTTAACGATGAGCAGGTAGCCGAGGGCAAGAAGCCGCTTGCCAATCCGCGTAACACGGTCGCGGGATCTTTGAAATTGCTCGATCCAAGTCTGGTCGCCAGACGGCCCTTGCGAGTCGTATGTTATGGATATGAGTCACCCGATTCGCCTGTAGACTCACACTCAAAGGGCCTCGCCAAGCTGAAGTCTTTCGGACTTCCCATCAGCGATGTTTCTACGGTTGTCGACTCCATCGATGACGTTGTGAAATACTGGAAATCGTGGGAAGAACGGCGTGACACGTTGCCGTTTGAGATTGACGGAATCGTCGTAAAGGTCGATTCGCTTGCACAGCAGCGCACATTGGGCTTGACTTCAAGGGCACCGCGGTGGGCCATAGCCTGCAAGTTTTCCGCTCGTCAGGCAACGACTCTGCTAAAGGGTGTTTCCTTTCAAGTCGGCAGAACAGGCGTGCTGACACCCGTCGCGGAGCTTGAACCGGTATCACTTGGAGGCGTTACGGTTCGGCGCGCGACGCTGCATAATTTCGATGAGATTCGCAGGCTCGACTTGCGCTATGGCGACACCGTCACACTGGAACGCGGCGGCGACGTTATTCCCAAGATTACTGGATTTGTCGCCGGGAATCGAAAACGCGGAGCGAAGTTAATTTCCGAGCCGGAAGTCTGCCCGGTATGCGGTGCACCGCTTGAAAGAGTAGAGGGGGAAGTTGCCCTCCGCTGCACCAACCCACGCGATCCTGAAGTTGTCAAACGCCAGATTGAGCATTTCGCGTCACGCGGCGCGCTGGACATTGCCGGCTTGGGCTCAGAGACGATTGACAGTCTGGTCGAGCAAAAACTTGTCGACAATCCGGTTGGCGTGTTCTTTCTCGAAATCAAAGACATCTTAGCTCTGCCCGGATTTGCACAAAAGTCCGCTGAGAAACTTCGCTCCTCACTCGACTCCGCGAAGAATTCATCGCTTGACAGGTTGATATTTGGGCTGGGTATCCGGTTCGTGGGGGAAAGCACAGCTCGGACTATTGCGGCACAATACGGCGATCTTGAAATGCTCGCCAAAGCCAGTCAAGAAGAACTCGAGAGTCTTCCTGACGTCGGTCCGCGAGTCGCACAGGCAATCACCGAGTTTTTTTCTTCCGAAATTTGGCGGCAAAACTTAGTTGATCTGAAACGTGCAGGCGTCAAACTCAAGGATGAGTTGGCAACCCCGCGCGGAGACAAGTTGGCAGGGATGACTGTTGTCGTGACTGGTACCCTGACAAAATACACCCGCGAAGAAATAGAGCGGTTAATTATGTCACAAGGAGGAAAACCCTCCGGTTCCGTCTCGAAGAAAACGAGCATGGTCGTAGCAGGGGAGAAGGCCGGCTCCAAACTGGAAAAGGCCATTTCACTTGGCGTGCCAGTGCTTTCTGAAGATGAATTCGAGAAAGTCCTGAGCGGCGACACTACTTTAGACTCATAA
- the efp gene encoding elongation factor P, producing the protein MANTADIRKGLTLSMEGQIFEIADFQHVKPGKGGAFVRITLRNARTGRIIERTLNSGASIEIVRVEGKDLQYLYNDGEFYHFMDQESYEQFQFTTDWLGDKAQWLKEGVVCHVNFLDTEALTLDLPNFLEVEIKETAPGFKGDTVSSTGKPATVETGAEINVPLFCEIGDVVRVDTRTGEYLDRVKRAG; encoded by the coding sequence ATGGCTAACACAGCAGACATTCGCAAGGGCTTGACCTTGTCGATGGAAGGACAAATTTTTGAAATCGCGGATTTTCAGCACGTCAAGCCCGGCAAAGGCGGTGCATTTGTCCGCATAACCCTTCGCAATGCCCGCACGGGACGCATCATTGAACGTACACTGAACTCCGGCGCGTCAATCGAAATTGTGCGCGTTGAAGGAAAGGACTTGCAGTATCTCTATAACGACGGGGAATTCTACCACTTTATGGACCAAGAGTCCTATGAGCAGTTTCAGTTTACGACCGACTGGCTCGGCGACAAGGCTCAATGGCTGAAAGAAGGCGTGGTTTGTCACGTGAATTTCCTTGACACCGAGGCTCTCACACTCGATCTTCCAAATTTCCTTGAAGTCGAAATCAAGGAAACTGCTCCCGGCTTCAAAGGCGATACGGTGTCCAGCACGGGAAAGCCCGCTACCGTAGAAACCGGAGCCGAGATCAACGTACCTCTTTTCTGTGAAATCGGAGACGTCGTGCGCGTAGATACCCGGACTGGTGAATATCTTGATCGGGTGAAGCGCGCCGGATAG
- the accB gene encoding acetyl-CoA carboxylase biotin carboxyl carrier protein yields MELTEIQKLIRMIERSPINEFELVENDLKIRISKNSSNGTVTVASLPQAPMMAPMGYPQQAALQAPQATVSAAAPSEPKAPSANVVEVKAPMVGTFYRAPSPDAEPYVRVGDVVEPGKVLCIVEAMKLMNEIEAEFKGKVVDVLLENAQPVEFGQVMFRIERMS; encoded by the coding sequence ATCGAACTAACTGAGATTCAAAAACTGATTCGCATGATCGAGCGCAGCCCGATAAATGAATTCGAGTTAGTCGAGAATGACCTGAAAATAAGAATCTCAAAGAACTCGTCAAATGGAACCGTTACGGTAGCGTCATTGCCGCAAGCGCCGATGATGGCCCCGATGGGTTATCCTCAACAGGCAGCGCTTCAAGCGCCGCAGGCAACCGTTTCCGCTGCTGCTCCTTCCGAGCCCAAAGCTCCTTCGGCAAATGTCGTGGAGGTCAAGGCTCCGATGGTCGGCACATTTTATCGCGCTCCCTCGCCCGATGCCGAGCCCTACGTCCGTGTCGGCGATGTCGTCGAGCCCGGAAAGGTGCTCTGCATTGTTGAAGCAATGAAGCTCATGAATGAGATCGAAGCCGAATTCAAAGGCAAGGTCGTTGACGTTTTGCTCGAAAACGCGCAGCCTGTTGAGTTCGGTCAGGTCATGTTCCGAATTGAGAGAATGAGCTGA